The DNA sequence AGCCTTTGGTGCCCTACATAAAGTTTCCATCAAAAAAACAGGTTAGTCTTTCAGTTTGTCAAGAATGTAATCGGGGCATTTGACCGGTTTGCCCGTGGCAATATCGATGAATGCCAAAACCGTATTTGCCTCAGCCAACAATTCTCTACTTTCAGTATAGATTTCATAGTCAAATTCTATTTTGACCAAAGGCTTTTTTTTGAGCATTGTACGAATGGTCAGAACATCATCATATTTAGCCGACCTTTTATAATTGATTTGTAGGTGGATGACGGGCAACATCGTACCATTTTCT is a window from the Muricauda sp. SCSIO 65647 genome containing:
- a CDS encoding acyl-CoA thioesterase; translated protein: MRFHEFSFRVRYGETDQMGVVYHGNYAQYLEMGRVEWLRTLGISYRDMEENGTMLPVIHLQINYKRSAKYDDVLTIRTMLKKKPLVKIEFDYEIYTESRELLAEANTVLAFIDIATGKPVKCPDYILDKLKD